From one Nocardioides sp. Kera G14 genomic stretch:
- a CDS encoding TetR/AcrR family transcriptional regulator — MSASRVDEVPKPMRRDAQERRAKLISAAQAEFAAQGVDASLEKIARDAGVAIGTLYRHFPTRLDLLMAAFRPRVQEFLEGATKALAKEDPWEGFVHYLENLFAMQVGDRGFNDFLSRRFTDSAETERIHDEMCQQIEDVLTRAQEAGAARADITQADIVNLIWSNGRIIDATSATAPMAWRRYLYLMLDAYRAERAHPIPEPPMTDGQLYDAMVHLSQVK, encoded by the coding sequence GTGAGCGCGAGCCGAGTCGACGAGGTGCCGAAGCCGATGCGGCGCGACGCCCAAGAGCGGCGTGCGAAGTTGATCTCCGCCGCGCAAGCCGAGTTCGCGGCGCAGGGCGTGGATGCCTCTCTCGAGAAGATCGCGCGCGATGCCGGCGTCGCGATCGGCACCCTGTATCGCCACTTTCCGACCCGCCTGGACCTGCTCATGGCCGCCTTCCGCCCGCGGGTCCAGGAGTTCCTGGAGGGAGCGACGAAGGCGTTGGCGAAGGAGGACCCCTGGGAGGGCTTCGTCCACTACTTGGAGAATCTGTTCGCGATGCAGGTGGGCGACCGCGGGTTCAACGACTTCCTCTCGCGCCGTTTCACCGACAGCGCGGAGACCGAACGCATCCACGACGAGATGTGTCAGCAGATCGAGGACGTCCTCACCCGCGCCCAGGAGGCTGGGGCAGCGCGTGCCGACATCACCCAGGCCGACATCGTCAACCTGATCTGGTCGAACGGCCGGATCATCGACGCGACGAGCGCCACTGCTCCGATGGCCTGGCGGCGCTATCTCTACCTCATGCTCGACGCCTACCGTGCCGAGCGGGCGCACCCGATCCCGGAGCCACCCATGACCGACGGGCAGCTCTATGACGCCATGGTCCACCTGAGCCAGGTCAAGTAA
- a CDS encoding MerR family transcriptional regulator — translation MDAERYTVEELSTVTGHTVRNIRYYTTLGLLPAPEKQGRIAVYGADHRARLELITSLQEHGFTLEAIGRYLERRGTGATVEDLAMQRAMITSWTSESPDDVQARIGRELLKLGLPRDALAAAHDATTRHMTALAEELDGIVRTQIVDVFARTAHSTEEAERFEKGLPRLRDLTVEAVVVAFQGAVNRLISRSLERVR, via the coding sequence ATGGATGCGGAGCGCTACACCGTCGAGGAGCTGTCGACGGTCACCGGGCACACGGTGCGCAACATCCGCTACTACACGACCCTCGGCCTCCTGCCGGCTCCCGAGAAGCAGGGCCGGATCGCCGTGTACGGCGCCGACCACCGTGCTCGGCTCGAGCTGATCACCTCGCTCCAGGAGCACGGGTTCACCCTCGAGGCGATCGGCCGCTACCTCGAGCGCCGCGGCACGGGTGCGACCGTCGAGGACCTCGCCATGCAGCGGGCGATGATCACGAGCTGGACGAGTGAGTCGCCCGACGACGTACAGGCTCGGATCGGGCGGGAGCTGCTGAAGCTCGGCCTGCCGCGGGACGCGCTCGCCGCGGCACACGACGCGACCACCCGGCACATGACCGCGCTGGCGGAGGAGCTGGACGGGATCGTTCGGACCCAGATCGTTGACGTCTTCGCCCGGACCGCGCACTCGACGGAGGAGGCCGAGCGCTTCGAGAAGGGCCTGCCGCGGTTGCGGGACCTCACCGTCGAGGCCGTCGTCGTGGCCTTCCAGGGTGCGGTCAACCGGCTCATCTCGCGCTCGTTGGAGAGAGTTCGCTGA
- a CDS encoding 3-hydroxyacyl-CoA dehydrogenase NAD-binding domain-containing protein: MTESAVKYDLVDGIATLTLDDPTQSANTMNEAYKAGFAAAVEKLYADQDSIKGVIVTSAKKTFFAGGDLKRMLPLRREHASQIFAEVEDVKASLRKLELFPKPVVAAINGAALGGGLEIALACNHRIAAEGRFDIGLPEVSLGLLPGGGGVTRTVRMFGIVTALTEILGTGARFKPEAAQGKGLVDELVPADQLIARATAWINENADVEDSGLQPWDKPGFKIPGGTPSSPSLAAFLPALGPILRKQLKQADMRAPKAILSAAVEGAQVDFDTASRIESRYFVQLVTSQQAKNMIQAFFFDLGSINSGTLRPDGVPTYRPTKAVVLGAGMMGAGIAYVLARAGVEVVLKDVTIEAAEKGKAYTAGLNEKGVSRGKLTQEKSDEILGRITPTIDPADAAGADLVVEAVFENVELKQKVFNEVIPHLAPGALLASNTSTLPISELAKGVEGTDAASRFIGLHFFSPVDKMPLVEIIPGNETGDEALAKAYDVTLLIKKTPMIAHDSRGFYTSRVIGTFIEEGLQLLAEGVAPYTIDRASTQAGFPTGVLQLADELNLELMVKIAKTTREAAGVSELTVTEKVAGALIDAGRKGKLGGAGFYEYVDGKRTSIWSGLADLFPVAAEQPAIEDIRDRLTFIEAIETAKTFEEGVVTSAAHANIGSVFGIGFPPFTGGAAQYIFGYDAADGSYGVDAFIARANELADTYGDRFRPTPYLLDLVAKGETFPA, translated from the coding sequence ATGACTGAATCTGCTGTGAAGTACGACCTCGTCGACGGCATCGCCACGCTGACCCTCGACGACCCGACCCAGTCGGCCAACACGATGAACGAGGCCTACAAGGCCGGTTTCGCCGCGGCCGTCGAGAAGCTGTACGCCGACCAGGACTCCATCAAGGGTGTCATCGTGACGTCCGCGAAGAAGACCTTCTTCGCCGGCGGTGACCTCAAGCGGATGCTCCCGCTGCGTCGTGAGCACGCCTCGCAGATCTTCGCCGAGGTCGAGGACGTCAAGGCGTCCCTGCGGAAGCTCGAGCTCTTCCCGAAGCCGGTCGTCGCCGCGATCAACGGCGCCGCACTCGGTGGCGGCCTCGAGATCGCGCTCGCCTGCAACCACCGCATCGCGGCTGAGGGTCGCTTCGACATCGGCCTGCCCGAGGTCTCCCTCGGCCTGCTCCCCGGCGGCGGTGGCGTCACCCGCACCGTCCGCATGTTCGGCATCGTCACCGCGCTGACCGAGATCCTGGGCACCGGCGCGCGCTTCAAGCCCGAGGCCGCGCAGGGCAAGGGCCTGGTCGACGAGCTCGTCCCCGCCGACCAGCTCATCGCGCGGGCCACTGCGTGGATCAATGAGAACGCCGACGTCGAGGACTCCGGCCTGCAGCCGTGGGACAAGCCGGGCTTCAAGATCCCCGGTGGCACCCCGTCGTCCCCGTCGCTCGCCGCGTTCCTCCCGGCGCTCGGCCCGATCCTGCGCAAGCAGCTCAAGCAGGCCGACATGCGCGCCCCCAAGGCGATCCTCTCGGCCGCCGTCGAGGGCGCCCAGGTCGACTTCGACACCGCCTCGCGGATCGAGTCGCGCTACTTCGTCCAGCTGGTCACCAGCCAGCAGGCGAAGAACATGATCCAGGCGTTCTTCTTCGACCTCGGCTCGATCAACTCCGGCACCCTGCGTCCGGACGGCGTGCCGACGTACAGGCCGACGAAGGCGGTCGTGCTCGGCGCCGGGATGATGGGCGCGGGCATCGCGTACGTCCTCGCCCGCGCCGGTGTCGAGGTCGTGCTCAAGGACGTCACGATCGAGGCGGCCGAGAAGGGCAAGGCCTACACGGCCGGGCTCAACGAGAAGGGCGTCTCCCGCGGCAAGCTGACGCAGGAGAAGTCCGACGAGATCCTCGGTCGCATCACGCCGACGATCGACCCGGCCGACGCTGCCGGCGCCGACCTCGTCGTCGAGGCCGTCTTCGAGAACGTCGAGCTCAAGCAGAAGGTCTTCAACGAGGTCATCCCGCACCTGGCTCCGGGTGCGCTGCTCGCGTCGAACACCTCCACGCTGCCGATCTCGGAGCTCGCCAAGGGCGTCGAGGGCACGGACGCCGCGTCGCGCTTCATCGGCCTGCACTTCTTCTCGCCGGTCGACAAGATGCCGCTCGTCGAGATCATCCCGGGGAACGAGACCGGCGACGAGGCTCTCGCCAAGGCGTACGACGTCACCCTGCTGATCAAGAAGACCCCGATGATCGCCCACGACTCGCGGGGCTTCTACACCTCGCGCGTCATCGGCACCTTCATCGAGGAGGGGCTGCAGCTGCTGGCCGAGGGCGTGGCGCCGTACACGATCGACCGCGCCTCCACCCAGGCCGGCTTCCCGACCGGGGTGCTCCAGCTCGCCGACGAGCTCAACCTCGAGCTCATGGTGAAGATCGCCAAGACGACCCGTGAGGCCGCGGGCGTCTCCGAGCTGACGGTGACCGAGAAGGTCGCCGGTGCGCTCATCGACGCCGGTCGCAAGGGCAAGCTCGGCGGTGCCGGCTTCTACGAGTACGTCGACGGCAAGCGCACCTCGATCTGGTCGGGTCTCGCGGACCTCTTCCCGGTTGCTGCTGAGCAGCCGGCGATCGAGGACATCCGGGACCGCCTCACCTTCATCGAGGCGATCGAGACGGCCAAGACGTTCGAGGAGGGTGTGGTCACCTCGGCCGCGCACGCCAACATCGGCTCGGTCTTCGGCATCGGCTTCCCGCCGTTCACCGGTGGCGCCGCGCAGTACATCTTCGGCTACGACGCCGCCGATGGTTCCTACGGTGTGGACGCGTTCATCGCTCGGGCCAACGAGCTGGCCGACACGTACGGCGACCGGTTCCGCCCGACGCCGTACCTGCTCGACCTGGTGGCGAAGGGGGAGACCTTCCCGGCATAG
- a CDS encoding acetyl-CoA C-acetyltransferase codes for MAEAFIYDHLRTPRGRGKKTGALHEVKPVDLVTGLLDEAQKRNPTLDTDRIDDIVLGVVSPIGDQGMDIARTASLLSGLPETVAGVQLNRFCASGLEAVNQAAGRVRSGWEDLIIAGGVESMSRVPLGADGGAWAQDPATNLAVDFVPQGISADLIATLEGFSRNDVDSLAAESHARADKAWSNGYFDDAVIPVYDKTGNLILAKDELIRPGTTPDSLAALKPSFESQGRDGGFDEVALAKYPWIEKINHVHHAGNSSGIVDGAAIMLIGSEQVGRDYGLRPKAKIVSAAVIGSEPTIMLTGPAPAARKALAKAGLTADDIDLWEINEAFAAVALRFMKDMGISEDVTNVNGGAMAMGHPLGATGAIILGTLVDELIRTGKRRGLATLCVGAGMGIATIVEIV; via the coding sequence ATGGCTGAAGCTTTCATCTACGACCACCTCCGCACGCCCCGCGGCCGTGGCAAGAAGACCGGGGCCCTGCACGAGGTGAAGCCGGTCGACCTGGTCACCGGGCTGCTCGACGAGGCGCAGAAGCGCAACCCGACTCTGGACACCGACCGCATCGACGACATCGTCCTCGGCGTCGTGTCCCCCATCGGTGACCAGGGCATGGACATCGCCCGCACCGCCTCCCTCCTCTCGGGCCTGCCCGAGACCGTCGCCGGCGTCCAGCTGAACCGCTTCTGCGCGTCCGGCCTCGAGGCCGTCAACCAGGCGGCGGGCCGCGTCCGCTCCGGCTGGGAGGACCTCATCATCGCCGGCGGTGTCGAGTCGATGAGCCGTGTGCCGCTCGGTGCCGACGGTGGCGCCTGGGCGCAGGATCCGGCGACCAACCTCGCCGTCGACTTCGTGCCCCAGGGCATCAGCGCCGACCTGATCGCGACGCTCGAGGGCTTCAGCCGCAACGACGTCGACTCGCTCGCCGCGGAGTCGCACGCCCGCGCCGACAAGGCGTGGAGCAACGGCTACTTCGACGACGCCGTCATCCCGGTCTACGACAAGACCGGCAACCTGATCCTCGCCAAGGACGAGCTGATCCGTCCCGGCACCACGCCCGACTCGCTCGCGGCCCTCAAGCCCTCATTCGAGTCGCAGGGCCGTGACGGCGGTTTCGACGAGGTCGCCCTCGCGAAGTACCCGTGGATCGAGAAGATCAACCACGTCCACCACGCCGGCAACTCGTCGGGCATCGTCGACGGCGCCGCGATCATGCTGATCGGCTCCGAGCAGGTCGGCCGTGATTATGGTCTGCGGCCGAAGGCCAAGATCGTCTCCGCCGCCGTCATCGGCTCCGAGCCGACGATCATGCTCACCGGCCCGGCCCCGGCCGCCCGCAAGGCGCTGGCCAAGGCCGGTCTCACCGCCGACGACATCGACCTCTGGGAGATCAACGAGGCCTTCGCGGCCGTCGCCCTGCGGTTCATGAAGGACATGGGCATCTCCGAGGACGTCACCAACGTCAACGGTGGCGCCATGGCCATGGGCCACCCGCTCGGCGCCACCGGCGCGATCATCCTCGGCACGCTCGTCGACGAGCTGATCCGCACCGGCAAGCGCCGTGGTCTCGCCACGCTCTGCGTCGGCGCGGGCATGGGCATCGCCACCATCGTCGAGATCGTCTGA
- the dinB gene encoding DNA polymerase IV produces the protein MILHADLDSFFASVEQRDDPSLRGRPVIVGGGVVLAASYEAKAYGVKSAMGGRQALARCPSAIVVPPRLEAYVEASRRVFEIFHDTTPLVEGISIDEAFLDVTGLRRLVGPPEQIATTLRQRVKEEVGLPISVGGARTKYLAKVASAVSKPDGLLLIPAHGEEHFLHPLPVERLWGVGPVTTKRLHAEGIRTVGDLAKRQTSELELAVGVASGRHLHALANLRDPRPVQTDRRRGSIGSQSALGRRRRSPEELEAILAGLVDRVSRRLRKGDRIGRTFTLRLRFDDYTRATRSATIPHSTGATAAWLETGRRLLRQNMPMIQERGCTLLGISISNLSGHDDEQLELPLFDHATAESRADTALDAVRERFGKQAVTRATLLTTRLGHEMPTLPDPHEENREASR, from the coding sequence GTGATCCTGCACGCCGACCTCGACTCGTTCTTCGCGTCCGTCGAGCAGCGCGACGACCCCTCACTCCGAGGCAGGCCGGTGATCGTCGGCGGCGGGGTGGTGCTGGCGGCGAGCTACGAGGCCAAGGCCTACGGCGTGAAGTCGGCGATGGGTGGCCGCCAGGCACTCGCACGCTGTCCGAGCGCGATCGTGGTGCCACCGAGGTTGGAGGCGTACGTCGAGGCCAGCCGCCGCGTCTTCGAGATCTTCCATGACACCACCCCGCTGGTCGAGGGGATCTCGATCGATGAGGCCTTCCTCGACGTCACGGGCCTGAGGCGCCTCGTCGGGCCACCGGAGCAGATCGCCACCACGCTGCGGCAGCGGGTGAAGGAGGAGGTGGGTCTCCCGATCAGCGTCGGCGGTGCGCGCACGAAGTATCTCGCCAAGGTCGCCAGCGCCGTCAGCAAGCCCGACGGCCTCCTCCTCATCCCGGCACACGGCGAGGAGCACTTCCTCCACCCGCTTCCGGTCGAACGGCTCTGGGGCGTCGGTCCGGTGACGACCAAGCGGCTCCACGCGGAAGGCATCCGCACGGTCGGCGACCTCGCGAAGCGCCAGACCTCCGAGCTCGAGCTTGCTGTCGGTGTCGCGAGCGGCCGCCATCTCCACGCACTCGCCAACCTCCGCGACCCGCGACCGGTGCAGACCGACAGGAGGCGCGGCTCGATCGGCTCACAGTCAGCTCTCGGCCGGCGACGACGAAGCCCCGAGGAGCTCGAGGCGATCCTCGCCGGCCTCGTCGACCGCGTGAGTCGCAGGCTGCGCAAGGGTGACCGGATCGGCCGCACCTTCACACTTCGGCTGCGCTTCGACGACTACACCCGCGCCACCCGCAGTGCCACGATCCCGCACAGCACCGGCGCCACCGCCGCCTGGCTCGAGACCGGCCGAAGACTTCTGCGCCAGAACATGCCGATGATCCAGGAGCGGGGTTGCACCCTCCTCGGCATCTCGATCAGCAACCTCAGCGGCCACGACGACGAGCAGCTCGAGCTCCCGCTCTTCGACCACGCCACAGCAGAGTCGCGCGCCGACACAGCCCTGGACGCCGTACGGGAGAGGTTCGGCAAGCAGGCCGTCACCCGCGCCACCCTGCTCACCACACGACTCGGGCACGAAATGCCGACGCTCCCCGATCCTCACGAGGAGAACCGGGAAGCGTCGAGATGA
- a CDS encoding HNH endonuclease signature motif containing protein translates to MESGTPSSAALSALSGVEALSRVRWSDVEEADLPVAAAALAQAKALIEGALVAVAHELEVTDAAAKHGWASAKDFLTAQLGGYKGSGGGLVRLAEQTKLLPRLREALSAGEVSLSQARVIAQSVAKLPRPAEDLRAAAVEAMLARAAGFDASDLEKQFDDVLTEIDPDNTLHAYDLDLPIRERSAHLARFLSLATDRFGGVKIKGYGSAEEAELIKAALMPLAAPVTTEPGACGGDPALVGKRDAEGHRLEHAGGCPDPGCAHTGKDPRDSGARMWDALVEACTRLRATDSLPHAHGSDARIFVTTDLDTLRRQLADQPAAAGFRQPTPASERPPTATMADGIPLSATAVRRLACDAEIIPGVLGSNGQVLDVGRAQRLVTTAIWLALVLRDRHCAFPGCDRLPIACDAHHIVHWADGGATSLDNLVLLCRRHHTMTHQTSWTVSIDPETRQPVWQPPPRVDDRERYTWLPPGSRPLQPAA, encoded by the coding sequence GTGGAATCCGGAACTCCATCGAGCGCAGCGCTCTCGGCCCTGAGCGGGGTCGAGGCGCTGTCGCGCGTGCGATGGAGTGACGTGGAGGAGGCCGACCTGCCGGTGGCTGCAGCTGCTCTCGCGCAGGCGAAGGCCCTCATCGAGGGTGCACTGGTCGCGGTCGCGCATGAGCTCGAGGTGACCGACGCCGCGGCGAAGCACGGGTGGGCGTCCGCGAAGGACTTCCTCACCGCACAGCTCGGTGGCTACAAGGGCTCCGGCGGCGGGCTGGTCCGGCTCGCCGAACAGACGAAGCTCCTCCCCCGACTCCGCGAGGCACTCAGCGCCGGTGAGGTGTCGCTCTCCCAGGCACGGGTGATCGCCCAGTCCGTGGCGAAGCTCCCGCGACCCGCCGAGGATCTGCGGGCTGCGGCGGTCGAGGCGATGCTGGCCCGGGCGGCCGGGTTCGACGCCTCGGACCTGGAGAAGCAGTTCGACGACGTCCTCACCGAGATCGACCCCGACAACACGTTGCACGCCTACGACCTGGACCTCCCCATCCGCGAACGCAGTGCACACCTGGCACGCTTCCTCTCCTTGGCCACCGACCGCTTCGGCGGCGTGAAGATCAAGGGCTACGGAAGCGCCGAGGAGGCCGAGCTCATCAAGGCCGCCCTCATGCCCTTGGCCGCCCCCGTCACCACCGAACCCGGCGCCTGCGGTGGCGACCCTGCCCTCGTCGGGAAACGGGATGCCGAGGGCCACCGTCTCGAGCACGCCGGCGGCTGCCCCGACCCCGGCTGCGCCCACACGGGGAAGGACCCACGCGACTCCGGCGCCCGGATGTGGGACGCCCTGGTCGAGGCCTGCACCCGCCTCCGTGCCACCGACTCACTCCCCCACGCCCACGGCTCTGACGCACGCATCTTCGTCACCACCGACCTCGACACCCTGCGTCGCCAGCTCGCCGACCAGCCAGCAGCCGCCGGGTTCCGGCAACCGACACCGGCCTCAGAGCGACCGCCCACAGCGACCATGGCCGACGGCATCCCCCTCTCGGCCACTGCCGTCAGGCGTCTCGCGTGTGACGCGGAGATCATCCCCGGTGTCCTGGGCAGCAACGGCCAGGTCCTCGACGTCGGGCGCGCCCAGCGCCTCGTCACCACCGCGATCTGGCTCGCCCTCGTCCTCCGCGACCGGCACTGCGCCTTCCCCGGCTGCGACCGTCTTCCGATCGCCTGCGACGCGCACCACATCGTCCACTGGGCCGATGGCGGGGCCACCAGCCTCGACAACCTCGTCCTGCTCTGCCGCAGGCACCACACCATGACGCATCAGACCTCATGGACCGTGTCGATCGACCCCGAGACCCGACAACCCGTCTGGCAACCGCCACCCAGAGTCGACGATCGGGAGCGCTACACCTGGCTCCCACCGGGCAGCCGACCACTCCAACCCGCAGCCTGA
- a CDS encoding MFS transporter → MSTDQLAPPDPHHARRWLALGVILIAQMMLLLDATIVNVALPSMQEDLGFSDASRGWVVTAYLLSFGSLLLLGGRLADAFGRKTTFIAGLAGFAIASAVAGAAPNIETLITARAVQGGFAAAMAPAALSLITVIFTDPKELNKAFAIFGAVAGSSSALGLMLGGLLTDYVDWRWTMYVNIAFAIVGILGGLALLHNSADADKPKLSVPSTVLGSAGVFGLVFGAAKAETDGWGAALTLTSLILGAVLLVGFVVLQKVDRNPLVPLRILADRNRAAGLVTLLLGQAAVFALFLFLTYYFQEVLGYSPLRTGVAFLPMMLTVVVVATLTQSLLTKHLTLRAVVAGGLIVGGVGAALLTRADASTHYASWVLPGLILAGVGIGSAIVSAVALAQMGVEGRDAGAAGAVNNVFQQLGAALGIAIISTFVATASNDYLADHGSTAVIDATVHGFSVGFWWAAGAFWAGALISGALIRGGTRLHHEPGQPEPLDEFVGGLV, encoded by the coding sequence ATGAGTACCGACCAACTGGCCCCGCCCGACCCGCACCACGCCCGCCGATGGCTGGCGCTCGGCGTCATCCTCATTGCGCAGATGATGCTGCTTCTCGACGCCACGATCGTGAACGTCGCGCTGCCGTCGATGCAGGAGGACCTCGGCTTCTCCGACGCAAGTCGCGGGTGGGTCGTCACCGCCTACCTGCTGAGCTTCGGCAGCCTGCTCCTCCTCGGCGGCCGACTCGCCGACGCCTTCGGCCGCAAGACGACCTTCATCGCCGGGCTGGCAGGCTTCGCGATCGCCTCCGCGGTCGCCGGCGCGGCCCCGAACATCGAGACGCTGATCACCGCCCGGGCGGTGCAGGGTGGCTTTGCGGCGGCCATGGCGCCCGCGGCCCTGTCGCTGATCACCGTGATCTTCACCGACCCGAAAGAGCTCAACAAGGCCTTCGCGATCTTCGGCGCGGTCGCCGGCAGCTCCTCGGCACTCGGCCTGATGCTCGGCGGCCTCCTGACCGACTATGTCGACTGGCGCTGGACCATGTACGTCAACATCGCCTTCGCGATCGTCGGGATCCTCGGCGGCCTGGCCCTGCTGCACAACTCTGCCGACGCCGACAAGCCCAAGCTCTCGGTGCCGAGCACGGTCCTGGGCTCGGCAGGCGTCTTCGGCCTGGTCTTCGGTGCCGCCAAGGCCGAGACCGACGGCTGGGGTGCGGCCCTCACGCTGACCTCGCTGATCCTCGGGGCGGTGCTGCTCGTCGGCTTCGTCGTCCTCCAGAAGGTCGACCGCAACCCTCTCGTCCCGCTGCGGATCCTGGCCGACCGCAACCGCGCTGCCGGCCTCGTGACGCTCCTGCTCGGACAGGCGGCCGTGTTCGCCCTCTTCCTGTTCCTCACCTACTACTTCCAAGAGGTGCTGGGCTACTCGCCCCTCCGGACCGGCGTGGCCTTCCTGCCGATGATGCTGACGGTCGTCGTGGTCGCCACGCTCACGCAGAGCCTGCTGACGAAGCACCTCACCCTGAGGGCCGTCGTGGCCGGCGGCCTGATCGTCGGTGGGGTCGGGGCTGCGCTGCTCACCCGGGCCGACGCGAGCACGCACTATGCCTCCTGGGTGCTACCCGGGCTGATCCTCGCCGGAGTCGGCATCGGCTCCGCCATCGTCTCCGCTGTCGCCCTCGCCCAGATGGGCGTCGAGGGGCGCGACGCGGGCGCTGCCGGCGCGGTCAACAACGTCTTCCAGCAGCTCGGCGCGGCGCTCGGCATCGCCATCATCAGCACGTTCGTCGCCACCGCCAGCAATGACTACCTGGCCGATCACGGCTCAACCGCCGTCATCGACGCCACCGTGCACGGCTTCTCCGTGGGGTTCTGGTGGGCCGCCGGCGCCTTCTGGGCCGGCGCCCTCATCTCCGGAGCTCTGATCCGCGGCGGCACCCGCCTCCACCACGAACCCGGTCAGCCGGAGCCGCTCGACGAGTTCGTCGGCGGACTGGTCTGA
- a CDS encoding NADPH-dependent F420 reductase, which translates to MTTISIIGTGNMATAIGSRAAKHGHTVEILGRNQAKAQAAADYIGPGATVGTYGAPPTGEIVVLAVLYQGAVDAVASYGQALSGKILVDITNPFNADGTGIVTMVGNSIAQQIASVAPAGTHVIKAFNTIFRNVLAEALPLDALFAGGDAEARARFAAFVESLEMRPLDAGGLESTYALEWAAIVLMGLARNGAGWDVALSARLG; encoded by the coding sequence ATGACCACCATCAGCATCATCGGCACCGGCAACATGGCCACCGCCATCGGCAGTCGTGCCGCCAAGCACGGCCACACGGTCGAGATCCTCGGACGCAACCAGGCCAAGGCCCAGGCGGCCGCCGACTACATCGGCCCAGGAGCCACCGTCGGCACGTACGGCGCCCCACCCACGGGTGAGATCGTCGTCCTGGCGGTCCTCTATCAGGGCGCAGTCGACGCGGTCGCCTCCTACGGCCAGGCGTTGTCGGGGAAGATCCTCGTGGACATCACCAACCCCTTCAACGCCGACGGGACCGGCATCGTGACGATGGTGGGCAACTCGATCGCCCAGCAGATCGCGTCGGTCGCTCCTGCGGGCACCCACGTGATCAAGGCCTTCAACACGATCTTCCGCAACGTGTTGGCCGAGGCCCTGCCTCTGGATGCGCTCTTCGCCGGAGGCGACGCGGAGGCGAGGGCCCGCTTCGCAGCGTTCGTGGAAAGCTTGGAGATGCGGCCGCTCGACGCGGGAGGGCTGGAGTCGACGTACGCCCTCGAGTGGGCCGCCATCGTCCTGATGGGCCTCGCCCGCAACGGCGCGGGGTGGGACGTCGCTCTCAGCGCCCGCTTGGGCTGA